The region AGGCGGTGCGCTGCGACACCCGCGCCGCCTGCTGCATCGAGTGGGTCACGATGACGATGGTGTAATTGGAGCGCAGTTCGTCGATCAGTTCCTCGACTTTGGCCGTGGCGATGGGGTCGAGGGCCGAGCACGGTTCGTCCATCAAGATCACCTCGGGCGACACGGCAATGGCCCGGGCAATGCACAAGCGTTGTTGCTGGCCACCCGACAGGCCGGTGCCCGGTGATTCCAGGCGGTCCTTCACCTCTTCCCACAGGCCGGCGCGTTCTAGCGACGACTGAACGATTTCGTCCATCTCTGCCTTGGTGCGGGCAATCCCGTGGATGCGCGGGCCATAGGACACGTTTTCGTAGATCGACTTAGGGAAGGGGTTGGGCTTTTGGAACACCATGCCCACCCGGGCCCGCAGTTCCACCACGTCCACCTTCTTGTCGTAGACATCCTCCTGATCGAGGCGGATATCGCCGGAAACCCGACAGATATCAATGGTGTCGTTCATTCTGTTCAAGCAGCGCAAGAAGGTGGACTTGCCACAGCCGGACG is a window of Pararhodospirillum photometricum DSM 122 DNA encoding:
- the pstB gene encoding phosphate ABC transporter ATP-binding protein PstB, giving the protein MTDQKEVFTGTAGQPRISDRDVKVSVTDANVYYGEKHAIKSVSLDIAAREVTSFIGPSGCGKSTFLRCLNRMNDTIDICRVSGDIRLDQEDVYDKKVDVVELRARVGMVFQKPNPFPKSIYENVSYGPRIHGIARTKAEMDEIVQSSLERAGLWEEVKDRLESPGTGLSGGQQQRLCIARAIAVSPEVILMDEPCSALDPIATAKVEELIDELRSNYTIVIVTHSMQQAARVSQRTAFFHLGRLIECGDTEVIFTNPQHNLTQGYITGRFG